Part of the Thalassotalea euphylliae genome, GCTCTTGTTCGTTCTCTCGCTCAATGTGCAAGGTGGTACGGGCATTAAATAAACAGCTTTTAAACATACCGATGCGAAATATGCCCTGCGCTAAATAAATCATGTTATTGACGGCGCTTTGAAAAGACTTTTTCAGTGATGGATCAAACAAGGTTAAATTGGAGTCGATATAAACGCCTTCTTTTTGCCAGCGCACTGCTAAACCACCAACAACCGGAAAATTACCCAGCCGACTAACTGCTGCAACAAAGGCTTTTTCGTTATCTCCCATACCGCTCAGATAGTTTTTATAATATTTTTCTAACTGAGCATCATCGACATCTGTTAAAGACTCGTCATCGCTTTGCTCGCGTAAGAAAGATTTTCGCGAGCCATAAACAACCGTATCAATTAGCGCTTCACTATTTCTCACCCAAACCGGAATTAATGGTTCAATTACTTGCTCAGTAGGCATATCAGCGAGCACTAATTTTTTAAAAAAACCTACTTGCTTTAGAAAGTAATCACCCGCTTGCTGCCTTGTTTTCACGTCTTCACTCAACATGCCGTCGAGCACTTGCGCCAGCGGCTTAGGCAAGCCTAAACTGCTGGCTGGGATCACTAGTTTGCCATAACGGCTGGATTGGCCTGATGCGAGCGCATATAAAGTAGCGGCTGCTCCTTGTTCGTCAAAACGAGGACTAGAAAGCTCCCCATTGATTTGTTCTGGTCCGATAAAATAAATATCACCCAAGCGAGCATTGGTATGCTGCAAATCACCACTCATTAAATCCATGACATTATTTGCGGTGGTCTGTCCCTGCGCATCTATCTGTGCGTAAACGGCTGAGCCCCAGTCCACTAAATGCAGTTGCCCTGTATGCTCATCAAACACTAAATTAGATGGCTTAATATCGCCGTGTACAATCGGCTTAGCCTCACCATTTTGTTTGTTGCCGCGCAAACATGTTAATAGCTCAATCAGTTGAATCGCGAACCGTACTATTTGCTCAGGAGGAATTGGCCCGTGCTGATGGGAATATTGTTCTAGGTTAATGCCTGGAGCTCGCGTCATTTGCACTACAGATTGGCGCTTTATTTTTCGATATTCAATAACCTTTGGCACTTGCGGGTGACAAATTTGACGCTGCATATGCGCTTCTTCTTCGAATCTATCTTGTACATGCTGAGGTAAGGTTAATCGAGAAAATTTAAACACAAAGTCTTGTAACTGATGGCTCCCCTGTTTATCACGCTTGTCTTCTGGGATTTGATCTTCTAGATTTTGGTGTTCTTGGTTTTGATGATCTGGCAAGGCTTCTCCTTGACCAGAAAACACGAAACCGTAGGCTCCTTTACCTATCAATTTGATATTGTTGTAACCCAATAGATTTAACTGCTGCTGACACAATTCAACCCAAGTCTTTAACTTGGTCGCATCTTTGTGACTTAGCAAATAGATAGATTGCTCTTCGGCAATATAAAAGTGTTGTAGTTTTTTTCTTGTCACATTCGCCAGTCGTCATAGAATTGTATCGGGCAAAGACTATGCTTAGTCTTCGATAAATTAAGTGCGTTTAAGCACTGCTTTGTTTGCACTATATAATTGTTAGGTAATTATTAGACAACTAGATTGTTCATCAGCGTGCATAATGTCAACACCATCAACTCAAAGCTGAACAGCCGAGCATCGCAAATATCGCATCTGTTAATAACAGGATGTGACTACAATTTCATTTCCAACGTCACATAACTGTCATAATGCTACGCTAACCTGTGACCCGTTGGATAAGTGATTGCTAGTCAGCATTGCAACCAACAATAAAGAGTAAGGTTACCAAGCTTAATGCTTAACTGTTGTACTTTTATTCTTTATCGGATTCTTTCTGGACATTAATCCCAGCGCACTTTTCTATGCTATCGCTTCCTTGTAATCGCTACGAAAAGCTCGCCTTTAGCTCTGCTAAGCATTACTTAGCAGAGCTTTTTTTGCCTAATCTTATTTTGCAAATAATGCGCGCTAGCGAAGATTTACCAGCATTCGGTTTGGATTTTCGAGAAGCGCTTTCCATGCGTTAGTAAACCTTGCAATCGTGCCACCATCGATAACGCGGTGATCACCAGACCAACTAATTTGCATAATTTCGCGCGCTTCCACTTCCCCACTTTCATTGAAACGCGGTAACTTCTGCACTTTACCCAAAGCGACAATTGCGACTTCTGGTTTATTAATAATTGGAGTTGCGACAGTGCCACCTATCGCACCAATGTTGGAAATAGAGATAGTTCCGCCGGTCAAATCTTCTCGGTTAACGCGCCCTGCTCGCGCCTGCTCAGTTAGTCTTGCAATATCTAACGCCAGCTCAAGGATTGATTTTGTTTGCGCCTGTTTTACGTTTGGCACTAACAAGCCGATTTTGGAATCTACTGCCATGCCGATATTGTGATCTTCAAAATAGGTGATCTCGCTGCAATCATCATTAACTTGAGTATTCATCAGCGGATACTCGGCAAGTGCCATAGACATCGCCTTCATAAAAAATGGCATCAAGGTAAGTTTGACATTTTGTTTAGCGTATTGCGTTTTAAGTTGCTGACGTAGCGCGATTAACTCAGTCAAATCCAGTTCTTCGCAATAGGTAAAGTGAGGAATACTAGTAACGGAATCTACCATGGCTTTCGCCATCGCCGCTTTAACACCGCGAATTGCCTCAACACGCTTACCGCCAACAGTAGTTGACTTACTGCTAGTAGATTCTGGCTGACTTGTTTGGGGCTGTGTAGCATGTTCCTGCTCCACTTTAACCTGGCTAAAACGAATAACGTCTTCTTTATATACTCGACCTTTTTTACCAGAGCCCTGCACTTGATGAATATTAATGTCTAACTCGCGTGCAACTCGTCTAACGGCGGGGCTAGCCAGAGCTTTTTTACCGTTTTGTGCAACATCAGTACTGGCAATTTGTACGTTACTTTTTCCTGCTAGAGTCGCAATTGCTGACTGAACATCTGCCTGATGATTTTCGTTAGCGGTTTCAAGTAATTTTTCTTTTTCCTTTTTTTCGTCATGGCTAGCAATATTGCCACTCACACCATTACCACTCTCAACATTGCCACTTGGCGCAATAGCAAAAAGTGGTGCATGAACTTTGGCAATATCACCTTTGGCGTAATAAAGCTTAACGACAGTACCAGCACAAATTGCTGGGATCTGCACAAGTGCTTTATCTGTCATCACATCAGCAACAGGTTGATCTTCCTCAATCACATCACCTTCAGCGACTAACCATTCAACAATTTCACACTCAACAATGCCCTCACCAATATCAGGCAAAATAAAGTCTTCTGAGATGCCCGCAGATTGCGGTTCATTGGCAGCAACTTGATTCGCTGAATCTAACGGTTCATCTGTTTGCTGTTCGTCGCTCGTACCCTCATCAGACGCTAAAGAGTCTAATAGGTTTAAGCCAGCATCCAATAATTGCGAGCCTTTAACGCTTTCATTTGTTTTTTGCTTGGCGAGCGAGGCTCCTTGATGAGTTTCAGACATTGAAACAACACCATTTGATTCATTGTCAGCACTTGTTGTATAACCATCGAAAGGTGTCATGGCAAACAAAGGCTCATGTACTTTGGCAATCTCGCCTTGTTGATAATATAGTTTGTCGACCACGCCAGCATGCATGGCGGGAATTTGCACTAAGGCTTTATCTGTCATCACATCCGCAATGGGTTGATCTTCTTCAATCTTCTCACCCTCTGCGACCAACCATTCCACTAATTCGCATTCGACAATGCCTTCGCCAATGTCCGGTAAAATAAAATCTATGCTCATTTGCTATCCTACCTTTAGTAATGCACGCTGCGTTTAATAGCTTCGAAAATCTTAAGATGATCAGCCATATGTTCTTTTTCAAGTGATAGTGGATACGGCGTATCGACACCGCAAACTCGTGCTATTGGTGACTCTAAATGCAAAAAGCACTCATCTTGAATAGTCGCCGCCACTTCACCAGCAAAGCCACCTGTTATTGATGCTTCATGGCTGATTAACAATCGCCCCGTTTTCATCACAGATTGAGCGACGGTTTCCACATCCCAAGGCAGAATAGAACGCAAGTCAATTAGCTCACACGAAATTCCCTCATTGGCAGCCAACTCCGCAGCTTTTTCAATGACTTCCATTTGCGCCCCCCAACCAAGTAAGGTGATATCACTCCCTTGGCTGATCACTTCCGCTTTGCCAATGGGCAACTGATAATCGTCTTCTGGTACCTCTCCTACTGAGGCGCGGTACAAGCGTTTAGGTTCAAAGAAAATGACTGGGTTGTCATCGCGAATTGACGCCAACAACAGTCCCTTTGCTTGATACGGGTTACGCGGCACAACAATTTTTAAACCCGGCGTGTGCGCAAAATATGCCTCTGGTGATTGGCTGTGATACAAGCCGCCGGCAATACCACCGCCATAGGGGGTGCGGATGGTAAGCCGACCGACATTGAATTCATTACCACTGCGGTAACGAAACTTGGCAGATTCATTCACAATTTGATCAAACGCTGGGAAGATATAATCAGCAAATTGTATTTCCGCGACCGGACGGCTACCTTGCGCAGCTAGTCCATTGGCAAACCCCACAATCCCCTGCTCCGCAAGTGGCGTATTAAAACAGCGTGCTTTGCCATATTTCTCTTGCAAGCCAGAAGTTGCTCGAAAAACGCCACCAAAGTGACCAACGTCCTCACCAAAGCACAAAGTGCTATCGTCTTCAGCCATGGCGATATCAAGCGCGTTATTGATCGCTTGCAATAAATTCATTTGCGCCATGGTTAAAATCTCCCTGCGGTAAACGGATAGGCTTCTGGATATTTGTTAATGTGCTCTTTTAGATCTGTTAATTGTTTTTCGAGATGTTTCGGCACTTGGTCATAGACATCGGTGACTAAGTCTTCAACCGGTGGTTTTGCAACTTTTTCTGCAACTTTTACCGCCGCTAGAATTTCTTCGCGCAAGGATTCATATAGCGTTTTGTCACGCGCATCATCCCACCACTTTTGGTTTATTAACCAAGTTTTAAAACGCGCAATAGGATCGTGCGCTTGCCATTTCGCCTCTTCTTCTTTGCTGCGATAGCCTGACGGGTCATCTGATGTTGAATGGGCGCCCAAACGATAAGACATCGCCTCTATAAGCACAGGTGCTTGGTGCTCTAGCGCGTAACTACGTGCCAACTGCATGGCTTTCATTACCGCCAAAACGTCATTACCGTCTATGCGGATCGTTTTCATACCATAACCGACACCACGCGAGGCAATACCATTACCTACGTATTGCTCATCAGATGGTGTTGAAATGGCGTAGCCATTGTTTCGACAAAAGAAGATTACGGGGGCTTGATGAACGGCTGCCATATTCAGACCAGCATGAAAATCACCTTCTGATGCTGCACCTTCACCAAACATACACAAGGTTACGGCGTCTTTCCCTTGCAGTTTTTGACCATAAGCATAACCGGCCGCTTGTGGAATTTGTGTGCCTAGCGGTGATGATATCGTCATGTAGTTTAATTCATTAGAGCCGTAATGAATCGGCATTTGACGACCTTTACCTAGATCTTTTTCATTTGAAAACATCTGATTCATAAAGTCTTCTAAGGAAAAACCACGGTAAATTAAACAGCCTTGCTCGCGATACTGCGCCATGATCATATCTTGCGGTTCTAATGCCGCCGCGCCGCCAACAGTTGTTGCTTCCTCCCCTAACGCGGTCATGTAAAAACTAATGCGCCCCTGACGCTGGGCAGCAATCATGCGCTCGTCAAGCACACGATGAAAAGCAAATGCACGGTAAACCTTTTCAGCTTTTGCTTGATCAAGCTCAGGTAAATCGGCACTCGGGTAAAGTGTGCCGTCTTCTTTTAGGATCTTTAAAATAGGAATAGCAACTGAATGGCCATCGATAAAGGCCGGACTATGAACCTCAGCACCGCTTGGGTACTTTTTAGGCATATGTGTTCTAGCGTTCATATTGTTCTCTTGTTTAGGCAGGCCATAACCGCCAATTTGGGGTTATGGCCTGCATTTCACTACAGAGCTGCCGCACTCATCACTAGGCTTATACCAAGCGTAATAATAAGTATAGTTAACTCGATGAAACTTCAGCTAATTGCCAGAAATATCACGAGCTAAGGCCAAGCCATTCATTATTACTTTGCAAGGCCTTTGATGCTTCGTACTACACCTAAATACGCTATATAGCGACCGCACTTGAGTTCTTAATGACTTTCGATTGCAGACGCTTATTCAGTGAGTTAACGAGTTATATTTTTGAATGTGTTAACTGCCTGACTCCTCGCTCGTTATAGCCTTATTTTTTAATTATGTGGCTGACGAATACGAGTGCATTGGTGCTCTGTAGTATCGCTTGTTGTAACCGCTAAAAATTTACCTTTACGTAAACTTACATTCAAGAGAGCGACGAGAATGAGATGTTTTTGAGCAGAAAATTTGAACAGAAATGTTTACAGTTAAGTAAGTGAAGTCAGTTTATATATCGCTATAAAATAATCAAAAAAGCCCCATAAAATGGGGCTTTGAACGCTGTTTGACGGTTGGTTATCGGCTACTCAATGGTCGTTGGTTTAACCGTCAGTAATGCACGTTGGCCAAGTGCCACATTCGCATTCGGGAAGATGATAGCTTCTCCTTGTGTGCGTACTTTATGTTCAATATTGCCATCGGTGGCAAGCACATAGCCAACTGGAAAATCAGTAAAGTTTTCCGCGTCATCTGCAAAGTTTAAGACAAAACCTTCCGTGTGCTTGTTGATGGTTTGATCAATTTCAAAAATATCAAATGTGCTTTCGTCAAACTCAGCTAGCTCAAGCGGCTGACCTGAAACAAATTTCGTTAATGTCTCTTTCACTTTGGTGAATTTAGCCATATCATTTTGACCAAATGGCATAACTTTGCCCAGCTCTACAGTAAATGCATCGGCGCCAAAGTTATTTGAAGAAAAATAGCTAAACGTAGTTGTCGGAGAATGAGACAATAAAATAGTTGAAACATCACATGCTTGTAAGAAGCAAAGTTGCGACTTCTTCCAAGGCTCGCCATGTCGGAACGGATAAACCGCGAACTTATCGTTTTTAGAGCCGCGAATGGCGGTGTGCAAGTCATAGTGGTAACGCTCGCGTTCGCCCTCTTCGCACAAGTTGTGCTCCCCTAATTGAGTAAAGAAGTTGGTTACCGCTTGCTCGAGTGCTTTTGCGCGATCGCGCTCTTTATTTCGCACATCACCTTCGCTATGTGCACCAGAAAAGAGTCGATTAAGATTCTCTTCTACAAAACGCTCAGCAATATTGATCGCCGCAGGGTTACCAAATAAAAATAATACACGTTCAGCTAATGCCAACTCACCCTTGATTAACTGCCTAATAATGTCAGCGCATATTTCGATTGGCGCTGTTTCATTGCCATGAACGGCGCTCGATAAAACAATGTCTTTTTTGGTTTTTCTGTCGATAGGCTCAAAAGTAATAATGCCAGTATCAAGTACAGAAACAAGTGACTTAGTGTTTGAAGCTTGATGGGTTACTTCGAAACTAAAAGGTGCTGGAAGTGACCATTCATGGTTGCGTGTCAGTGATAAAAAGTCACCGCTTTGTAGTAGTTGCTGTTTCATAGACTCACAGATAGGTTGCTTAACGTTAGATGATGGGCTCACGATTTATCTTTTTTTTCTAGTAATTTTGACATCAATGGCTAGTTGATACTACTAACCACGTTGGGAGAATAATTGCCAGCTTATTGTATTCGATAGCAAAGCGCTGCGAAAGGATAGTAAGCGTAATGGAAGCGCTCACGCGCTGTTAGCTTGAACGGAATTGTTTACGTTTTTGGCTTTTTTTATGCTGTTTTCTGCACTAAGCTTGGCGCTAATGAGTAAAGAAATAGCTTTCCATCATTAACTGCGCTTGCTCAATGTCCAAGTTGGCAATTGCTACACGCTCTTTGCGATGAATGTCCCCAGCTTTATTGCCATAGGCGACTTCCACTTGCTCTGGTTCGACATCCGGCAGTAAAAACACGATTTTCTTATCAAGTGACGGGGCATCTATGGTGATCGCATCAGCAGCCATGCCTTGTTGTCGCAGCGCCTTGTCAATAATGCCCATTAATGTATCCAAGCGCTGATGTTTTGCCATCAGCGCGTCGTTTGCTTTCGCAATCACCTCAGCAAAGGCAGAAAGCTTGGGAGACATTAGATCCCTGCCTTGGCAAAAATATCGCTCACCATGACTTGCGCATCAGCAATAATTTGCTGTAAATGAGCTTCATCAATAAAGCTTTCGGCGTAGATCTTATAGATTTCTTCTGTCCCTGATGGGCGCGCTGCGAACCAGCCATTGGCGGTTTCTACCTTAAGGCCACCAATTGCCGCATTGTTACCAGGTGCATGACTGAGCTTACTCACGATCGGCTCGCCTGCAAGCTCAGTGGCGGTAATTGATTCAGGCTGTAACTGGGTTAGCACAGATTTTTGCTTGGCATTAGCAACCGCCTCAACGCGGCCATAACTTGGTGTCCCCAATTTTTCGGCAAGCGCAAGGAAATGCTGATAGGGATCTTTGCCTGTTACCGCTAAAATTTCTGCCGCTAATAGCGCCATAATGAAGCCGTCTTTATCCGTTGTCCAACAGCTGCCATCGCGAGCAATAAAAGATGCACCAGCACTTTCTTCTCCGCCAAAGGCATAACTTGCTTGATGCAAACCATCAACAAACCATTTAAAGCCTACTGGCACTTCTGACAGTTGCTTATCTAAATCTTTGGCAACTCGGTCAATTAAAGAGCTTGAAACAAGAGTTTTGCCAATTTTGGCACTTTCTGGCCAGTCTCGGTGTGTCATTAAATAATGAATAGAAACCGCTAAATAGTGGTTTGGATTCATTAAACCACCAGACTTAGTGACAATGCCATGGCGATCAAAGTCAGGATCATTGCCCACGGCAACGTCAAATTCGTCTTTTAGCGAAATTAGGCCGGCCATGGCATAAGGTGAAGAACAGTCCATGCGGATTTTGCCATCTTTATCAAGTGGCATAAACGCAAAGCTTGGATCAACCGCCTTGTTTACCACCTTAATATTGATGCCATAGCGCTTAGCAATGACTGGCCAGTAATCAATACCTGAGCCACCTAGTGGGTCAACACCAATAGTCACACCAGCTTTCGCAATCGCTTGCATGTCCAGCACTTGGTCAAGTTGTTCTACATATTCAGTGACAAAGTCACGTTTGATTAAACGTTCAGAAGCCATTGCCTCGCTAAGTGGTAAATCGAGTACATCTTCTAAATCGGCAGCCAAAATTTCGTTGGCGCGAGCTTCTATTTGCTTGGTAATTTCACCCTCAGCTGGTCCGCCATGTGGTGGGTTGTACTTAATACCACCGTCTTGAGGTGGATTATGTGAAGGAGTAATAATCAAGCCATCAGCAACCGTCTCTTCCGTTTTATTGTGGCTAATAACTAAACGAGAAATCACTGGCGTTGGAGTAAAGCCTAAATCTTGCTGAACAACAACATCTACATCATTGGCGATAAGTACACTGAGTGCTGAATTAAAAGCAGGTTCAGATAACGCATGCGTGTCTTTACCAAGATACAGTGGACCGCTAAAACCTTGAGCCTTGCGGTACTCCACGACAGCCTGACATATGGCTAAAATATGGTACTCATTAAAACTCGCTTTTAGTGAGCTACCGCGATGACCAGAAGTACCAAAACTAACCTTTTGTGCAGCGATACTGCTATCAGGTTGAGTGAAAAAGTAATCAGAAACTACTTTTGCGATGTTAATTCTGTCTTCTGGCAAAGATACTTGACCTGCTCGTTCATGTACCGTCATATTGTTCCCTTAATGGTGACTCAGAGTTAGCACTTAATTCTTGATATTTAAGAAATACGTTAGTTTTGGTGTTTCAATACATTAAACAATGATTGGCAACCTGACACGTGTAATTGAAGTGTTGCTTAATCTATCCAATTTATCCGTTCACTTTGCCCATTCACCTTACTCATACACTTTACGAAAGCAATTCGCGAATGCGTTCAGCATCTTTATCTGAGTATCCTAGAGCGACAGCCACCTCAGTGAGCATCATTTTCTTTCGCGTCGTATTTGAGTTAGTAATAACCCAATATGGGCTATCTGGTATTTGACGAGGCTTCGTACTGCTGCCACTTTCGGCCAATGCACTCTCGTTGTCAGCAAAATAAAGACGATCACGGCCACGAATATCGCTGACCACATTAAATTCGTCTTGATGAACACGGTATAGAGCTTGGAGAATCAACAAAAAGCGACCTACCGCACCACGTTGTGTTGCTAACTCTTCTTTATTGATATGATCGAAAACTGTTCCTTTTGGCTTCTTAGCCGGTGCCTCAACTGTTTTAGCTGCAGGCTCTGAGTTAACGGAATTTGAGTCAACCGAGTTTGACTGAGATTTTGGCTTCGGAGAGGTCTGCACAGCAGTATCAATAGCAAGCAGACGACGTAAAATAGAAGAGGCACTTTCGCCAATAAATTGAGTTTGACTGGCAATATATTGATATAGCTCTTCGTCTATTTCGATGTTCTTCATTCATGATCCGTATATTTTTTTCAAGCGCCCCGATTATACTCACGAAGAAAAAATCTCACCAGCGCTAAAT contains:
- a CDS encoding serine/threonine protein kinase yields the protein MTRKKLQHFYIAEEQSIYLLSHKDATKLKTWVELCQQQLNLLGYNNIKLIGKGAYGFVFSGQGEALPDHQNQEHQNLEDQIPEDKRDKQGSHQLQDFVFKFSRLTLPQHVQDRFEEEAHMQRQICHPQVPKVIEYRKIKRQSVVQMTRAPGINLEQYSHQHGPIPPEQIVRFAIQLIELLTCLRGNKQNGEAKPIVHGDIKPSNLVFDEHTGQLHLVDWGSAVYAQIDAQGQTTANNVMDLMSGDLQHTNARLGDIYFIGPEQINGELSSPRFDEQGAAATLYALASGQSSRYGKLVIPASSLGLPKPLAQVLDGMLSEDVKTRQQAGDYFLKQVGFFKKLVLADMPTEQVIEPLIPVWVRNSEALIDTVVYGSRKSFLREQSDDESLTDVDDAQLEKYYKNYLSGMGDNEKAFVAAVSRLGNFPVVGGLAVRWQKEGVYIDSNLTLFDPSLKKSFQSAVNNMIYLAQGIFRIGMFKSCLFNARTTLHIERENEQEPFIANEEMTIPFDVSVVPELDDETRLHSYFEDGKDPDEYLRLPDEIMAELAKMNLIHHTGCIIFEVLPTHLKIHSYLMLLNHEKQAEFTKHLHNILKLLPNISGLGISGFMKLPYKDTRFFEHISQLPDKFYPKNPKLR
- a CDS encoding dihydrolipoyllysine-residue acetyltransferase, which codes for MSIDFILPDIGEGIVECELVEWLVAEGEKIEEDQPIADVMTDKALVQIPAMHAGVVDKLYYQQGEIAKVHEPLFAMTPFDGYTTSADNESNGVVSMSETHQGASLAKQKTNESVKGSQLLDAGLNLLDSLASDEGTSDEQQTDEPLDSANQVAANEPQSAGISEDFILPDIGEGIVECEIVEWLVAEGDVIEEDQPVADVMTDKALVQIPAICAGTVVKLYYAKGDIAKVHAPLFAIAPSGNVESGNGVSGNIASHDEKKEKEKLLETANENHQADVQSAIATLAGKSNVQIASTDVAQNGKKALASPAVRRVARELDINIHQVQGSGKKGRVYKEDVIRFSQVKVEQEHATQPQTSQPESTSSKSTTVGGKRVEAIRGVKAAMAKAMVDSVTSIPHFTYCEELDLTELIALRQQLKTQYAKQNVKLTLMPFFMKAMSMALAEYPLMNTQVNDDCSEITYFEDHNIGMAVDSKIGLLVPNVKQAQTKSILELALDIARLTEQARAGRVNREDLTGGTISISNIGAIGGTVATPIINKPEVAIVALGKVQKLPRFNESGEVEAREIMQISWSGDHRVIDGGTIARFTNAWKALLENPNRMLVNLR
- a CDS encoding alpha-ketoacid dehydrogenase subunit beta; translated protein: MAQMNLLQAINNALDIAMAEDDSTLCFGEDVGHFGGVFRATSGLQEKYGKARCFNTPLAEQGIVGFANGLAAQGSRPVAEIQFADYIFPAFDQIVNESAKFRYRSGNEFNVGRLTIRTPYGGGIAGGLYHSQSPEAYFAHTPGLKIVVPRNPYQAKGLLLASIRDDNPVIFFEPKRLYRASVGEVPEDDYQLPIGKAEVISQGSDITLLGWGAQMEVIEKAAELAANEGISCELIDLRSILPWDVETVAQSVMKTGRLLISHEASITGGFAGEVAATIQDECFLHLESPIARVCGVDTPYPLSLEKEHMADHLKIFEAIKRSVHY
- a CDS encoding thiamine pyrophosphate-dependent dehydrogenase E1 component subunit alpha is translated as MNARTHMPKKYPSGAEVHSPAFIDGHSVAIPILKILKEDGTLYPSADLPELDQAKAEKVYRAFAFHRVLDERMIAAQRQGRISFYMTALGEEATTVGGAAALEPQDMIMAQYREQGCLIYRGFSLEDFMNQMFSNEKDLGKGRQMPIHYGSNELNYMTISSPLGTQIPQAAGYAYGQKLQGKDAVTLCMFGEGAASEGDFHAGLNMAAVHQAPVIFFCRNNGYAISTPSDEQYVGNGIASRGVGYGMKTIRIDGNDVLAVMKAMQLARSYALEHQAPVLIEAMSYRLGAHSTSDDPSGYRSKEEEAKWQAHDPIARFKTWLINQKWWDDARDKTLYESLREEILAAVKVAEKVAKPPVEDLVTDVYDQVPKHLEKQLTDLKEHINKYPEAYPFTAGRF
- the astE gene encoding succinylglutamate desuccinylase produces the protein MKQQLLQSGDFLSLTRNHEWSLPAPFSFEVTHQASNTKSLVSVLDTGIITFEPIDRKTKKDIVLSSAVHGNETAPIEICADIIRQLIKGELALAERVLFLFGNPAAINIAERFVEENLNRLFSGAHSEGDVRNKERDRAKALEQAVTNFFTQLGEHNLCEEGERERYHYDLHTAIRGSKNDKFAVYPFRHGEPWKKSQLCFLQACDVSTILLSHSPTTTFSYFSSNNFGADAFTVELGKVMPFGQNDMAKFTKVKETLTKFVSGQPLELAEFDESTFDIFEIDQTINKHTEGFVLNFADDAENFTDFPVGYVLATDGNIEHKVRTQGEAIIFPNANVALGQRALLTVKPTTIE
- the pgm gene encoding phosphoglucomutase (alpha-D-glucose-1,6-bisphosphate-dependent), translated to MTVHERAGQVSLPEDRINIAKVVSDYFFTQPDSSIAAQKVSFGTSGHRGSSLKASFNEYHILAICQAVVEYRKAQGFSGPLYLGKDTHALSEPAFNSALSVLIANDVDVVVQQDLGFTPTPVISRLVISHNKTEETVADGLIITPSHNPPQDGGIKYNPPHGGPAEGEITKQIEARANEILAADLEDVLDLPLSEAMASERLIKRDFVTEYVEQLDQVLDMQAIAKAGVTIGVDPLGGSGIDYWPVIAKRYGINIKVVNKAVDPSFAFMPLDKDGKIRMDCSSPYAMAGLISLKDEFDVAVGNDPDFDRHGIVTKSGGLMNPNHYLAVSIHYLMTHRDWPESAKIGKTLVSSSLIDRVAKDLDKQLSEVPVGFKWFVDGLHQASYAFGGEESAGASFIARDGSCWTTDKDGFIMALLAAEILAVTGKDPYQHFLALAEKLGTPSYGRVEAVANAKQKSVLTQLQPESITATELAGEPIVSKLSHAPGNNAAIGGLKVETANGWFAARPSGTEEIYKIYAESFIDEAHLQQIIADAQVMVSDIFAKAGI
- the seqA gene encoding replication initiation negative regulator SeqA, with translation MKNIEIDEELYQYIASQTQFIGESASSILRRLLAIDTAVQTSPKPKSQSNSVDSNSVNSEPAAKTVEAPAKKPKGTVFDHINKEELATQRGAVGRFLLILQALYRVHQDEFNVVSDIRGRDRLYFADNESALAESGSSTKPRQIPDSPYWVITNSNTTRKKMMLTEVAVALGYSDKDAERIRELLS